The following is a genomic window from Nitrososphaerota archaeon.
GAAGCTCCTCTAGGGGCTTCTCCTGGAACTCTATCCGCCTTTTGTCCTTGGACACCCACCTTATGGAAATGAGGCCGAGGATTTCAAGCTGCATGAGCACCTTGTCAAGCTCGTTCGGAGAGCACTTGCTTCCGTTCTTGTTCAGCGCCTCCAGGAGTTCGGAGTCCGTCGCGTTCTTCTTCTCCTTGATCCACTCGAATGCTGCATATCTGAGAGGGTATCTCATGAAATCCACACCGCTGTAGAAACGGCGTGTTCAGGGTGCCCCCGGCGGTATAAAAGGTATCAGTCGATGGCAGGGTCAGGACGGCGGCTGCGGTGGGAGTTTGCTAGACATCCGGCTCACCCCTGTCACCTCGTACTGGCTCACAAGAGGAGCCTTGGAAACCGCGTCTTCGATCCTGTCAACCACGCCTTCCTCTTCCGGCGCGACCACGTCGACGATGACGGCCGACAGCCCGAAGGCTATGGGCTCGACCCTCTGGCTTTTGATGCGGGCGGGTTCCGGGAGGTGGGCTGCGACCGAATCGGTGAGCTTCTGAAGGTCGGTCGCAGGGTCCTCAGGAAGGAGCTTGATTCTGATCAGGTAGGAACCCAACGGGCGCGCCTCCTAAGGCCCTTCGAAGCCGCAGTTGACGCATTTGTATCTCCTGGAGAACTTCCTGCATTTTTCCGAGCGCCAGATGACTGTCTCGTGGCAGCTCGGGCAGCTGAAGTGGACGGCCCTCTCGGCAGGCTTGATGGGCCTGTTGCATGAATTACAGAGGGGGAGCGTCACCGTGCCCTGGGACATTTCTTAAGGTCCCCTCCCGCCCCGGCAGATATAGGTTGCTGAAACGGGCTCTGTTAACTTGATTTTGGTTCAAGGTTCTCCCTGTTAACCGACTGGTGTTCCCTCCTAACCCAAAGACCCGGATGGCTCCGCCGCTGACAGTCACGATTAGCCCAAGGGCGGGGACAGACCGACTAGGCAAGACCGCCTTGAGTTTCACAAACCACAACTCCGCCGATAACGACGATGATCAGCCGAATGGTTGCCCCCCACCGGTCAAAACTCGGTTGGCTCAAATGCCCCCTCTCTCCTCCTTCAGACCATTTGAAGCGTGGGCCGTTAACCACGCCGGGGCCGGACAAGTCGGCCAAAGACGGGTTAACAGAGCCCTGGAACGGGGCGGGTCTCACCCCTCCACGAGGAGCGACCTGACCTCCGCCGAGGCCACGACCCTGGCGATCCTGAGAAGCCCTCCCACTCCCAAGGCGCCAAGCAGGGCGGTTGCGTGGAAGTCGAAGTCGGTCTGCGAGAGCCTCAGGACCAGCTTCGGGGTCGCCAACGATGTGAAGACCGCCTCGAGGTCGGAGTCGGAGAGCTTCTCGAAGACCCCGCGGAGCCTCAGCATGGCCTTCATCTCCTTCAGGAAGGCAACCTCCCATTCCCTCTGATACCGTTCGAGCAGCGCGGGCTTGTCCTGTTCGATGCTGGCGCAGGCCCATTTGGCCGCCATCACGGCCCCGGCGATGGAAGTCATGATCCCCCCCGCCGTGGTAGGCTTGACCTGGCCCGCCGACTCTCCCACGTATATCTTCCTCCCTTCCACGAAGTCCGCGGCTGGCCCTCCGACATAGATCGGCGCCGTGACCCGCCTCAGCACGTTGAAGCTCCTCCCGGCGAGGAACCCTTCGAGGGCTTTGTAGGGGCTCACCCCGTATCCCGCGGCTCCCACCTTCGCCCTGTGCCCTCCGAAGGGGATGACCCAGGCGAAGAACCCCGGATACCTTGCTGCGTCCACGAAGACCTCTACGACGTGTTCCCTTATCCAGTCCCCCTCCAGCTCGTACTTGGCCGCAGGGATTATGCCTCGACGGGGGCTTGACGCCGGTCCCGTGGCGTCCACGAAGAGCTTCGAAATCACCTTTTCCCCCCCTACCGAGACTTCCATCCGGTCTCCTTTCTGCTCCGCCCTGGCGACGCGCGTTCGGAGGGACACCACGGCCCCGTTCCTTTCAGCCGACGCCGCGACTTCCTTGTCAAACGCGCTCCTGTCCAAGACGACGACGTCGAGGGCCGTGGCGTTGACGGCGAAATGCCTCCCCGAAGGGGAGTGGAACACCGCCGAGAAGATCTTGTTCTGCACAGACGCCGGTCCCGGAGGGTAGCCGTACTTGCGCAGGCCCCTGAGGCTCACCAGGCCGTCGCACTTCTCAGGCTCTCCTATCTCAGGGTGCTCCTCGGCCACGAGGACCTTCGCCCCCCTCTTCGCCGCTTCGGAAGCAAAAGCCAGGCCGGCGACGCTCCCGCCGGCGACCACCACGTCGTACTCGTTGGTCACGTCCCAGGACTTTACAAAGCCTTAACCAGACTCGTAATAACCATTGGCAAACGCCGTCAATGAAGCAGGTCATAGTCGTGAGGTCGGACCTCAAGATGGGGAAGGGGAAGATCGCGGCACAGGTCGCGCACGCGTCGCTTTCAGCAGCCGAGATGGCTCAGCGGAAGCCCGCTTGGTATGAGGTCTGGAAGGAGGAAGGGCAGGCGAAGGTGGTGTTGAGGACCCAGTCCGAAGCAGAGCTCCGAGAGCTGTTTCAGAGGGCGAGGCGCGCTGGGCTCCCGGCGGCCCTGGTAGAGGACAGGGGGCTGACCCAGGTTGAGCCCGGGACAGTCACCTGCCTGGGGATCGGACCGGGGCCCGACGGAGAGATTGACGAGATAACCGGGAACCTCAGGCTGCTATGACCGAGCCCCCGACGGCGGAAAGAGCGGTGGGGATGGAGCTCTATGCTACTCCAGGGCCGCCCTGCGCAGGCCGCGCGAAGGTCACGCCGGGAGACTTCAGGGTCGAGGAAGTCATCGGCGCGGAAGGGCTGGAACGCGAGTGGAGCGCCGGGAAGTACCCGCTCTATCGGGTGGAGAAACGATCCATAGACACGATGCACATGGCGAGAGAGCTAGCTTCGGGGCTGAAGAGCAGGGTCAGCTACGGAGGGATGAAGGACAGCAGGGCCGTCGCGGTCCAATACGTCACCCCTACGAGCCTCAGATCATCTCGTCCCGCGCACGTGGAGGGGGCGAGGTATGAAGCCTCGCTCGTAGGGTACCTCCCCAGGCCGCTTTCCCGCTCCTCTGTGATCGCGAACAAGTTCGAGGTGGTCCTCAGGGACTGTTGCAGGGAGATCGGCGAGAGGGTCGCCGAGGCGCTCCGACTGGCCGAGGCCAGAGAGCTCCCCAACTACTATGGTCTGCAGAGGTTCGGAGCGACGAGCCCCGGCACCCATTCGATAGGAAGGGCGATGGTGAAGGGAGATTTCGAAGGCGCCGTCAACCTGCTCATCGGCAAGGGAACGAAAGGCGAGGAAGACGCTCCCCTCCCAAAAGGCAAAGACATGGAGACGAGGGTCTCGAAGGCGGTTGCGTCTCACCCTGGCGAATGGGTCAGGGCTCTGAGGGCGGTCCCCGTCAGCCTGCGCAGGCTCTACGTGCAGGCGTACCAGTCGTACATTTTCAACAAGGCCCTCAGCACGGCCCTGAAAAGGGGCGAAGACCTCTCGGGGTGCCGGCGGGGGGACAACTGGGCGTCTTGTGGGGAGAACGGCCTCCTGCTGTCGAAGGTGAGAGGGGTCAAGGAGGACCCGATCGCAGATGCTGTGCCGCTGATTCAGATGCCTGGATATGCCTACCGCGACTATGGGTCGCGGTTCGACGCGTGCACGGGCGAAGCGCTGAAAGCAGAGGGGGTCATCCCCGCCCAGTTCTACCTGAAGGAGATGCAGGAAGCCTCGTCAGAGGGCGGGTTCAGAAGGCCCCACCTGGCCGTAAGGGATGCCAAGTGGGACGTCCAAGAAGGGACTGTGAAGCTGAGCTTCACGCTTGCGCGGGGTCAGTATGCCACAGTCCTCCTTCGCGAGATGCTGAAACCCCAGGACCCGGCGGCATCTGGGCTCTTCTAGCCCCGAACCCTTATACAGGGTTCAGGGGGGCCAGCCAAAACGCCCATGCCTGACGACGTTTATGACATCACCATAATCGGCGCGGGTCCCAGCGGCCTCTTCGCGACATTCTATGCCGGACTGCGGCAGATGAAGACCAAGCTGATCGACGCGCTCGAAGAGCCGGGAGGCCAGGTGGCGGTCTTGTACCCAGAGAAGTACGTCTTCGACGCGCCTGGCTTCGCAAAGGTGCTCGCGAAAGACCTCGTGAAGAACCTAGTGGAGCAGGCCTTCCAGTACAATCCGACCGTGGTCCTTGGAGAGAGGGTGATGACCCTGCGCAGGGACAACGGACTGATCGAGCTCGGAACGGACAAAGGGACGACCCACGTTTCGAAGGCGGTCCTGATCGCGGCAGGCGTCGGAGCATTCTCCCCCAACAGGCTTGACGCCCAGGGCGCCTCGGACTACGAAGGGAAGGGAGTGTACTACTTCGTCAAAGACAAGAGCGCCTTCAGCGGGAAGAGGCTCCTTGTCGTTGGCGGTGGGAATTCGGCCGTGGACTGGGCGCTGAACATACAGGGGATCGCCAAGAAGATCACGCTGGTCCACAGGAGGGACGTGTTCAGGGCCCATGAGGGGAGCGTTTCCGAGCTTATGAAGTCGGGGTGCGACGTACGGCTCTTCCACGAGGTCAAGAGCGTAGAGGGAGACGGGTCGAAGGTCACTCAGGCGGTCATATTCGACAACCGGACGAAGGCAGAGGAGACGATCGACGTCGACGCGATACTGGTCAACATAGGGTTCCGGGCGGACCTGGGGCCCATCAAGGACTGGGGGCTGCAGATAGATGGGAGAGAGATCAGTGCGAACGGGAAGATGGAAACGAGCATCCCTGGGGTGTTCGTCTCAGGAGACATAGCGGGACCTCTGGACGGCGTGAAGCTCAACCTTATCGCGACCGGGTTCGCCCAGGCGGCCACGGCGGTGAACGTCGCAAAGGCGTACACCGACCCTACCTCTAAGATATTCCCAGGCCACAGCAGCGAGATGAAAGGGTAGCCTAGTCCAGGATCCCGAGCACGCGCTTGTAGTTGTAGTCGGCCCTGATGGCCGGGTGCTCCGGGTCGATCAGCACGCACTCATACCAGGCATGCATCCCGTCCTTCCACACCGGGTAGGAGCCCAAGACCTTCATGTTCGGATGCCTCTCCTGCACCCTCCTCTCGGCGACCTGCTGGGACGAGACCGCCGATTTTATCTTGAGGACCCCCATGTGCTTGGGTCTCCTCCCTGACGTGGGGCGCTGCTTCCTCATCCCGCCCCGCGAGACCCTCATCCTCACCACGATCACCCCTTCCTTCGCCTTGTAGCCCAGAGCCCTCGCCCGGTCGAGCCTCCAAGGGCGGTCCACCCTTAGGAGGGCGGGCTGCTTCCTCAACTCGACGGCCCTGGACCTCATGTCCCCTCCCTTCTCGTGGAGCACCTGCTGCCAGGTCTTGGAGATCCGAGCGTAGACGGGCATTCGGACGCCTCGTTCGCTGTCGGCAAATAAACGTTGAGTCAGCTCTTCGAAAAGAAGGCTCTGACCTTCTCCCCTACCACCACGATGGCGTTGGTCTGCGCCTCCTCGGTCTGGCCCCCTATGTGGGGTGTGAGTATGGTGTTGGGCGCCTTGAGTATGTCCCCCGTGGGTGGCTCTGCCTCAAAGACATCGAGGGCTGCGCCCCCGATTTTCCCTGCCGCGAGGGCCTTGGAGAGGGCGGCCTCGTCTATCACGCCTCCCCTAGAGGTGTTCACGACCACGCTCCCCCTCTTCATCCTTGCCAGCCTGGCGGCGCCGACCATCCCAACCGTTTCGGGAGTCATGGGGACGTGCAACGTGATGTAGTCAGACGAGGAGAAGAGCTCGTCCAGGGACACCGCCCTGGCTCCGACCGGAGAGAGCAGGTCAGGGGAGATGGGGATTACGTCGTACACGAGAACGGACATGCCCAGCGTCCTCCCGATCTCCGCTATCCGCCTTCCAATCCTACCGAACCCGACTATGCCGAGGGTCCTCCCCTTCATCTCCCTCCCGACGAGGGCGTTCTTCTCCCACTTACCGGATTTCGTGCTGACGTCGGCTTCGACCAGCTTCCGGCTGAGGGCAAGCATCAGCAAGACCACGTGCTCAGCCACCGCCTCGACGAGGGACTCGGGACTGTTGACCACGGTCACCCCCTTCTCCTTCGCGTAGCTGACGTCTACGTTGTCGAGGCCGGTGCCGGGACGGGCGACCAGCTTGAGGCGCCCCGCCCTGTCGAGGACTTCCCGGTCAACCTTCGTCCTGCTCCTTACAATCAGCGCATCGTACTCCCCAGCCACGGTCAAGAGCTCGTCTCTGGTTATGTCAGGCCGGTAGTCCACCGTTATATCTGGGCCCAGCGAAAGCCGTTCGAGCTCGACGTGGTCGCAAATCAGTACCCTGACCATGACTTCAACCCCAGCCGCGCCGTATCAGACACCGGCGATATATCGGTTGAACCTAAAGGACCGTAGGCCAGCGACGCAAGGGTCGAACCGTTGGGGATCGACGATAGGAGCCCACCTGGATCGGGATTGAACCTTCCCACGGTCTCCACGCTCACAACCCGACCCCTTTGGTCATATGCTATGGCGCAGACGGAGCACGGGTCTTGCTTTGAAGCGACCGTCGCCACTCCCTCTCGAGAGCGCAGGCTTGCCATAGGCGGCCCGTAGCGGAACCAAGACAGCCCGAAGATCACTGAGAAGAAGCTGCGTCCCGGGCGGAAGCTGACCTCGCCACCTGCAGCGTTCGCCCCTGCGACCCTCCCCGAAGCCGCCGGAAGGTTCAGGGTACCCTCGGGAGAGACCAGCCCCGATGGTTCGGCGCAACCGCCCGCGGCGTACACTGTCTCGGCCCCTGTCCTGAGAAAAGAGTCGACGACGACGCCCCCCGAATGCCCGAGCCGGGCCGGAAGTGAGGGGACCCGCGGCCGCCTCAATGGGACCTGGACAAAGGTGTCACATGGGATGACTTCACCTTCCGCTATCATGGCCTCCACCCGGCCTTGGCCGACCACCCGGCTGGCCTGCCCGGTACGCAGAGAGACCCCCCTTTCTGCGGCGCCCGCGGCGATCGCTGCCATGGCGCCTGCACCTGGTGCGCCGAAAGACCAGCAGGAAGCGACGAGCGCCACCTTCCTCCCCCCAGCCGCGAGCCTCTCCGCAACCTCAAGCCCTCGGACGCCTTCCCCTGTCACCACAGAGCGTTCCGACCCCGCGATGGAGCGCCCAAGTTGCTCGTACTTGTATGGCGCATCCAGAAAGTATGACCCTCGCTTCCCTACCCCCTCGACCCCCCTTGAGCCGTTCGAGGTCCCGGTGACTACGACTATGGCATCCGCCCGCAACGTCGGCCCCGACGCCGTAGTCGCCTGGGCGGGACCGACAGAAACGATCTTCGTCCCGAGCTCGACCGGGACCCCTGCTTTGTGCGAATCGGCAGTGCCGGACAGGAGGCTGCCGCCGATCAGGTCAGGCCAGGCTCTCCAGGGGGGGTCCAGCCTCTCAGACTGGTCGACGACCGTCACGTCTGCCCCACGTTCCAGTGCCTCCCGGGCCGCTTCCATCCCCGCCGTGCCACCCCCCACGACCACGACCCTGGGCAACCGTCCTCGTCCGGCCTGAGACGGTTATAACAGGCGGGCAGAACGGCCGCAACGTGCTCGTGGGAGTCGTCGGCAAACCTAATGTCGGGAAGTCGACCTTCTTCTCAGCCGCGACCCTGAAGGACGTGCAGATCGCCGATTACCCGTTCACGACCATCAAGCCGAACGTCGGCGTGGCACATCTGTCTGTAGAGTGCGTCTGCAAGGAGATGGGGGTCACCGACTCTCCCCGCAACTCGACATGCCTTGATGGGAAGAGGCTGGTCCCGGTGAAGGTCGTAGACGTGGCGGGCCTGGTGGAAGGGGCGGCCTCCGGGAAGGGGCTCGGGAACCAGTTCCTCGACGATCTGAGGCAGGCTGACGCGCTCATCCACGTGGTCGATGCGTCAGGCTCGACGGATATCGAAGGCAGGAAGGTCCCCCCCGGGAGCCATGACCCGGCCCAGGACATAGACATGGTCGAAAGAGAGTTCGATCTCTGGATGTACGGGATACTGAAGAGGGACTGGGAGAGGGCGACCAGGTCTCTAGAGCAGACCGGGGGGAAGGTAGTGGAACACCTGGCTGAGAGGCTGTCGGGGCTCTCTGTGACGCTGCCTGACGTCGAAGAAGTGGTGCTCAGGCTGCACCTCAGGACCGAGAAACCGAGCGCCTGGACTGACGGGCAGATCCTGGAGCTTGTGAGGGAGACCAGGAAACTGACGAAGCCTTCGCTTCTCGCGGCTAACAAGGCAGACCTGCCCACGTCGAAGGCGAACATCGAGTCGCTCAGGAGGACCGGGAGAGAAGTGGTGCCATGCGCATCCGAAGCCGAGCTTCTCCTCCGCAGGGCCGCCGAACGGGGGCTCGTGACCTACTCCCCTGGCGACCCAGGATTCGCCGTGAAGGACCCGGGAAGGCTCACCCCCGCCCAGGCGGGGGCGCTCGCCATGGTCGAGGAGAAGGTGATGAGAGCCTACGGAGGGACCGGGGTCCAAGAGGCAGTGAACAGGGCCTTCTTCGGCCTCCTCAGGGCGGTCGTCGTGTTCCCCGTCGAAGACGAGACCAAGCTGACAGACAGGGAAGGGAGGGTCCTCCCCGACGCCTTCGTGATGAAGGGAGGGTCGACGACCCTCGACCTCGCCAGGACTGTGCACACAGAGCTAGCAGAGGGCTTCCTGTACGCGGTAGACGCCCGGACGGGGAAGAGGCTCGGAGCCGACCATCCTCTGAAGAACAGGGATATAGTGAAGATAGTGTCAAGCGGCAAGAGGGGCTAATGGCTCGGCCTTCCTCGCCGTAGGCCTCGCAATCAGCTTGCTCTTCCTGACCCCGACGTGCCTGAGACGGGTCACCTTCTTGGCTTCGTTGTACACGTCAGACGCCACCTTCTGGAGGACCAGTTCCTGGGCGAACCCCTCGTAGCTCATGCCGGCGGCCTTCTCCCCGATGACCTTGTCCATGATTAGGCGGAGGTCGTGCTTCTTCGAGCTGTTCATCTTCCCCTGGGAGAGCGCCGTGCAGTAGACTCTGACCACGTAGCCGTCCTTCGTGGTGTAGTCCCTTATGAAATCGGACATCGAAGAACCGCGGCGGATCAGGCTCCTGAGGAACTCCCTGGAATATTCGTGCCCCTTGAACACCGTGTATGCCGTCTCACCCTCGACCCTGTCGATCTGGAAGAAGAGCTTGAACGCGTAGTGCTGGGGGTCCTGCTTCAGGATGTCGTAGAGGGTCGTCTCGATGACCCTGCCTTCGGGCTTCTGGACGTCTGTCAGCGGGACCTTGGCTATGGGGGCGTTGCCGAAGGACGGAGAGGCGGTGACGGTCACCCACGACTTCAGCTTCCACTTGTCCCTCACTTTGGCTACTTTCTTCGGCAAACGAAGGCGCCCCGCCCGTCTCGCGCTTATAACCTCAGCGCTGCTGTAGCGCGCCTATCTTCCCCATGTAGGGAGCCAGGGCCTTCGGAATCTTCACGGTGCCGTCCTTCTCCTGGAAGTTTTCTAGGATGGCCACCAGCGTCCTTGTGACCACCCCCGTGGAGTTGAGGGTGTGGAGCGTCGCTGTCGGGTCGCTCTGCTTGTCCCTGTACCTGATTCTCGACCTCCGGGCCTGAAAATCGGTGATGTTGCTGGCAGAGACCATTTCCCTGTACTTTCCCTGCCCTGGAAGCCAGGCCTCGAGGTCGTAGGTCTTGGCAGACATGAACCCGGTGTCTCCGCCACACAGGGTGACGACCCTGTGTGGTATCCCGAGGTCTTGGTAGATCTTCTCGGCGTTCGAAATGAGCTCCTCGTGGAGCGTCCAGCTGTCCTCGGGCCTGCAGAACACCACCTGTTCCACCTTGTAGAACTGGTGGCCCCGGAATATCCCCTTCGTGTCTTTGCCGTGGGCGCCCGCTTCCACCCTGAAGCAGGGGCTGAAACCGCAGTACTTGATAGGGAGCTCGGACGCCCGGATGATCTCGTCGGAGTGCATCGACACCAGCGGGTGCTCAGAAGTCGCTATCAGGTGGAGGTCTTCGCCCTCGACCTTGTAGATGACCGGACCGAAGTCGTCGAGGTTCACGACCCCCTCATATGCAGACCGGTTGAGCATGAAGGGCGGCTCCACGGCCACGAACCCCTTGGACCTGAAGAAGTCCAAGGCATACTGCATTATAGCGTGCTCCAGCTTGACGGCATCCCCCTTCAGAAAGTAGAAGCGCGCTCCCGCCACCTTCGCCCCCCTCTCCATGTCCACCATCCCCAGCGAAGTCAGGATGTCTATGTGGTCCCTGGGCTTGAAGTCGAACTCGGGCTTTCCGCCCCAGGTCCTCACGGTCACGCTCTCGGACTCGTCCTTTCCGTCGGGGACGCTGGAGTGGAGCATGTTGGGGAGGCTCATGAGGGCCTTCGTCAGCCTCTCGTTCGCCTTGTCTGCCTCTAGGTCAAGCCCCTTGATCTTCTGAGGGATTCCTTTGACCTCTTCGAGTTTTTCCTCTATCGGAGCCCCCTTCTTCTTCAGGGACGCCACCTCCGCCGTCAGGTCGTTCTGCCTGTGCCTGAGCCTGTCGGCTTCGGTCTTCAGCTTCCTCCACTCTGCGTCGGCGTCGGCGGCCTCCTTGACGAGCGGGACCTTGTCCTGGGCTCCCCTCCTGGTCAGGTTCACCACTATCGTCTCGGGGTTTTCCCTGACCAGTTTGATGTCCATCATGTCGACTTCACACCCTTGGGCCGACCGTCTGTCCTACGCGATAATAGCGATATCTCCTCGAAGAGCGCGATGTCCCGTAGAAACGCAAGGGCGGTCGAGAGGGACGTCGAGACGGAGTCCGAGTCGATGGAGAAAGTGATCCCTCTCCCGCTCTCTGCGACCGAGATTTTGAGCCCCTTAGGGAGCCCCTCGTTGTCAGGGGCGAGTACAGAAGCGAGCCGCTCCCGGATCCTCTTGTCAGCGCAGGTCACTCTGAGCGCTGCGGAGGCCTTCAACTCAGGACCCGTGCCTCGACGGCCTTGGAGAAGGTTCCGACGGCGGACGAGGGGATCTTGGCCCCCGCTGCCATCTCGTGCCCTCCCCCGACCCCCTTCACGGCCTCGGCCGCTTCCCTCATTATCGCCCCCAGGTTTACCGAGCCGTCGAAGGAATCGCCTACTCGGGAGGAGACCTTCACCTCGGACCCCTGACTCGCTGCGGTCCCGACGACGACCTTGGCCTTGAACTCCGGAGAAGAGGTCAGGATGGAGATGACCGGGCCGAGGAGCTTCTCGTCCACTATCCCTTCGCCGTTGACAAAGACCAGCTTTCCGTGTCCTTCTATCCTGGACCGGTCGGAGGTGATACCTTCCAGGGCCTTGTTGATCCCTGATCTGTACGCCGCGAGGACCTTCGTCGCGTCCTTGAGCGCCTGGGACCTGTCTCCAAGGCAGATGGAGACCCCGACCCCGGGAGCGCCCATCCTTCCGCAGGAGTTGAGCAGGGTCCCGAACTCTCTCGCGTCCCTCAGCGGGGTGAACGTGTCCTCGAACCGCTGCACATAGACCTCTCCGAAGAGGCCCGCGAGCGCCTCGGTGGACCCTTCTTCGGCCCCCAGTGCCCCCGCTATGATCTCCGTGAGGCCCTTCTTTTCCTCGTCGGAGAGCGAGGAGATGGTCCTCCAGGTCCCGCCGTCCTTCAGCTTCATCCCCGACTGGTGGAGCAAGGCGAGGACCGCGTCCTTGCTCCCGGTGAGGCCCTTGAGGAACGGCGTCGAAGTCAAGGCGACTGCTTCGTGGATGGGCCTGGTCTCCCTCCCTGTGAACATGAGGTCGGTCGACGCCGCAAGGAGCCCGGTTGACCTGGCGGCATCCATGGCGGACCTGTTCAGGCCGGTGAGGGACCTCCCCTCCCCGGAGTCCTGGCGGTCCGCGAGCGCTCCGACCACCGCCAGCGGGGCCAGGTCCCGGTTAGCCGGGTCCACCGCCTCCGAAAAGAAGTAAGCCATAGCGGACGAGCATGCCTCCCTCCCCCCGTCGTAGCCGTAGTTCCAGGCGTTCACCACGACGGGCTTCGCCGCGTCTGCTTCGGAGATCTGATGGTGGTCGATTATCAGGAACCTCTCCCCGAGCGCCGCCTGTAGTTCGCTGACGAGGGCCGAGCCCAAGTCGGTGAAGATGTGAAGGTCATAGCCTGCGCCGCCGATCTGTTCGATGGTCTTGAGGTCGAGGTCCGGGACCGCCCTCAGGGTGACGTTGGCCCCTTTGCGCATGAGAGACGCGAAGACTATCGAGCCGCTGCAGAGGCCATCGGCGTCGATGTGTGTTACAACCAGGATCTTCTTCCCCCCAGTAGCGGCGCTGAGTATAACCGGGACGAGACTCAGGTACCTCGCCCGGAGACCATCGAGGTCAGCCAAAGGGGCCTCGCCAGCTATGCCAGCTGCGCGACCACGGCGGTGTACTTGAAGTCGGGCGGGAGGATCCCTCTCTCCTTGTAGTACTTTGAAAGCCTGTAGATCTTTGCTTCCACTAGTTCCAGGGAATGGACGTTCTTCCTGTCGCTCTTGTGGGTCCCGAGGTGTTTCTGCACCCTCTGGGCTCTTTGTATCAGGTCCTGGAGGTCCTGCGGTGTCTTCGGGGCGGCCTTCCCTTCGGCCAGTATCTTCCCGAGGGGCTTG
Proteins encoded in this region:
- a CDS encoding 30S ribosomal protein S3ae, giving the protein MPKKVAKVRDKWKLKSWVTVTASPSFGNAPIAKVPLTDVQKPEGRVIETTLYDILKQDPQHYAFKLFFQIDRVEGETAYTVFKGHEYSREFLRSLIRRGSSMSDFIRDYTTKDGYVVRVYCTALSQGKMNSSKKHDLRLIMDKVIGEKAAGMSYEGFAQELVLQKVASDVYNEAKKVTRLRHVGVRKSKLIARPTARKAEPLAPLAA
- the serS gene encoding serine--tRNA ligase, producing MMDIKLVRENPETIVVNLTRRGAQDKVPLVKEAADADAEWRKLKTEADRLRHRQNDLTAEVASLKKKGAPIEEKLEEVKGIPQKIKGLDLEADKANERLTKALMSLPNMLHSSVPDGKDESESVTVRTWGGKPEFDFKPRDHIDILTSLGMVDMERGAKVAGARFYFLKGDAVKLEHAIMQYALDFFRSKGFVAVEPPFMLNRSAYEGVVNLDDFGPVIYKVEGEDLHLIATSEHPLVSMHSDEIIRASELPIKYCGFSPCFRVEAGAHGKDTKGIFRGHQFYKVEQVVFCRPEDSWTLHEELISNAEKIYQDLGIPHRVVTLCGGDTGFMSAKTYDLEAWLPGQGKYREMVSASNITDFQARRSRIRYRDKQSDPTATLHTLNSTGVVTRTLVAILENFQEKDGTVKIPKALAPYMGKIGALQQR
- a CDS encoding DHH family phosphoesterase; amino-acid sequence: MADLDGLRARYLSLVPVILSAATGGKKILVVTHIDADGLCSGSIVFASLMRKGANVTLRAVPDLDLKTIEQIGGAGYDLHIFTDLGSALVSELQAALGERFLIIDHHQISEADAAKPVVVNAWNYGYDGGREACSSAMAYFFSEAVDPANRDLAPLAVVGALADRQDSGEGRSLTGLNRSAMDAARSTGLLAASTDLMFTGRETRPIHEAVALTSTPFLKGLTGSKDAVLALLHQSGMKLKDGGTWRTISSLSDEEKKGLTEIIAGALGAEEGSTEALAGLFGEVYVQRFEDTFTPLRDAREFGTLLNSCGRMGAPGVGVSICLGDRSQALKDATKVLAAYRSGINKALEGITSDRSRIEGHGKLVFVNGEGIVDEKLLGPVISILTSSPEFKAKVVVGTAASQGSEVKVSSRVGDSFDGSVNLGAIMREAAEAVKGVGGGHEMAAGAKIPSSAVGTFSKAVEARVLS
- a CDS encoding 30S ribosomal protein S15, which gives rise to MARIHSHRHGKSHQTRPPSKTNPTWVTTTPEEARTVALKLAKEGVSPSKIGLSLRDDYGVPLIRALAGKPLGKILAEGKAAPKTPQDLQDLIQRAQRVQKHLGTHKSDRKNVHSLELVEAKIYRLSKYYKERGILPPDFKYTAVVAQLA